Proteins from a single region of Ziziphus jujuba cultivar Dongzao chromosome 1, ASM3175591v1:
- the LOC125418674 gene encoding uncharacterized protein LOC125418674, whose protein sequence is MNRPFKKSQILMLSLLAILLVIAPLLSSSLRPTYLYFIINFLIIALGAEAGLLSFFSKPYSDDKKNTSLAHQKPAVVTHSVPDHKKGSAVNSNSKPICSSDVDREKVVPECDETTKANKVVERSMSEKTTGSVRSSAERVKKCPSTPSLFFIGGGEAEAEMDINGDNYYQEEVEVEEEEEEVGEISGQELFAKAETFIGNFYKQLKMQREESWKRIHGFYQRAF, encoded by the coding sequence ATGAACAGGCCGTTCAAGAAATCTCAAATCCTAATGCTGTCTCTCCTAGCTATTCTTCTTGTAATTGCACCTCTTTTATCTTCATCACTAAGGCCTACTTATCTCTACTTCATCATTAATTTCCTCATCATCGCCCTCGGCGCTGAAGCCGGCCTTCTCTCCTTCTTTTCCAAGCCTTATTCCGACGACAAAAAGAATACCTCTCTCGCTCATCAAAAGCCTGCAGTGGTGACTCACTCAGTACCTGATCATAAAAAGGGTAGTGCTGTTAATTCCAACTCCAAGCCTATTTGTAGTAGTGATGTTGATCGAGAAAAGGTTGTTCCTGAATGTGACGAAACTACTAAAGCTAATAAGGTTGTTGAGAGATCGATGTCCGAGAAGACTACAGGCAGTGTTAGATCGTCGGCGGAGAGAGTGAAAAAGTGTCCCTCCACGCCAAGCCTTTTCTTCATAGGAGGAGGTGAGGCAGAAGCAGAGATGGATATTAATGGAGACAATTACTATCAAGAAGAAGTGGAGgtggaagaggaggaggaagaagtTGGTGAAATCAGTGGGCAAGAACTTTTCGCAAAAGCCGAGACGTTCATTGGGAACTTCTACAAACAGTTGAAGATGCAGAGGGAAGAGTCGTGGAAGAGGATTCATGGCTTCTATCAGAGAGCCTTCTga
- the LOC125420822 gene encoding secreted RxLR effector protein 78-like, which produces MIANRLSRVIDKIISLNQGAFVKGRIAKNIVITQDVVHKIRKHKGKKGLMVTKIDLKKAYDRLEWSFINKALEVWGFSSDFRRLVRSCINSVSYSLLLNGSISGFLMLERGIRQGDHLLPLLFILSFEFLTRLIAREEDQSRLHGIKVA; this is translated from the coding sequence ATGATAGCAAATAGACTTAGCAGAGTTATTGATAAGATCATCTCTCTTAACCAAGGTGCTTTTGTCAAAGGCAGGATAGCGAAGAATATCGTCATTACTCAAGATGTTGTTCACAAAATCCGTAAACATAAGGGGAAGAAGGGTCTGATGGTTACTAAAATAGATTTAAAGAAAGCATATGATAGATTAGAATGGAGCTTCATCAACAAAGCTCTTGAGGTGTGGGGATTCTCCTCAGACTTTCGGAGGCTGGTTAGGAGCTGTATCAACTCGGTTAGTTATTCGCTATTGTTGAATGGAAGCATCAGTGGCTTTCTTATGCTTGAAAGAGGTATTCGTCAAGGTGATCATCTATTGCCATTACTCTTTATCTTAAGCTTTGAGTTCCTAACAAGATTGATTGCGAGAGAAGAGGACCAAAGCAGGCTCCATGGCATCAAAGTTGCCTGA
- the LOC107432769 gene encoding prohibitin-1, mitochondrial, whose product MNFNNVKVPKVPGGGAFSTLLKVGIIGGLGLYGAANSLYNVEGGHRAIVFNRITGIKDKVYPEGTHLIIPWFERPIIYDVRARPYPVESTSGSRDLQMVKIGLRVLIRPVPNQLPTIYRTLGVDYSDRLLPSIIHETLKAVVAQYNASQLITQRENVSREIRKILTERAANFNIALDDVSITSLTFGREFTAAIEAKQVAAQEAERAKFVVEKAEQDKKSAIIRAQGEATSAQLIGQAIANNPAFIALRKIEAAREIAHTIANSANKAFLNSGDLLLNLQGMDLEPSGKK is encoded by the exons ATGAATTTCAACAACGTTAAGGTTCCCAAAGTTCCAGGTGGTGGTGCATTTTCTACTTTGCTTAAGGTGGGAATTATTGGTGGGCTCGGTTTGTATGGAGCAGCCAACAGTCTTTACAATGTAGAGGGAGGTCATCGAGCCATAGTCTTTAACCGCATCACCGGTATAAAGGACAAG GTATATCCTGAAGGGACTCACCTTATAATTCCGTGGTTTGAAAGACCAATCATCTATGATGTCCGTGCACGACCCTATCCAGTGGAGAGTACTTCTGGAAGCCGTGATCTTCAAATG GTGAAAATAGGCCTTCGAGTTCTGATACGACCTGTGCCAAACCAGCTACCTACTATTTATAGAACCCTTGGTGTGGATTATAGTGATCGGCTCCTGCCTTCAATTATTCATGAAACTTTGAAAGCTGTGGTTGCGCAGTATAATGCTAGCCAGCTTATTACTCAGAGAGAG AATGTTAGTAGAGAAATTCGGAAGATTTTGACTGAGAGGGCAGCCAATTTCAATATTGCACTGGATGATGTCTCGATTACTAGCCTAACCTTTGGAAGGGAGTTTACTGCTGCCATTGAAGCCAAACAAGTGGCTGCACAAGAAGCTGAGAGGGCTAAATTCGTTGTGGAAAAAGCTGAACAAGACAAGAAAAGTGCCATCATCAGAGCACAG GGTGAGGCCACAAGTGCCCAGCTCATCGGTCAGGCCATCGCCAACAATCCTGCATTTATTGCTCTAAGGAAGATTGAAGCTGCAAGAGAAATTGCACATACCATCGCCAATTCAGCCAACAAGGCTTTCTTGAATTCTGGTGATCTGTTGCTGAACCTTCAGGGGATGGATTTGGAGCCAAGTGGGAAAAAATAG
- the LOC107432790 gene encoding uncharacterized protein LOC107432790 isoform X2, with protein MDEVITASDASSSFGSAKSQSSIIPSNLPLLSAFLSFAFAQFLKLFTTWFKEKRWDSRRMLGSGGMPSSHSATVTALAVAIGLQEGTGGPAFALAVVLACVVMYDASGVRLHAGRQAELLNQIVCELPPEHPVSSVRPLRDSLGHTPLQVVAGAVLGCLVAILMKNSN; from the exons ATGGACGAGGTGATCACGGCCTCTGATGCCTCATCGAGCTTCGGATCGGCCAAATCTCAGTCGTCAATCATTCCCTCCAACCTCCCTTTGCTCTCTGCTTTCCTCTCCTTTGCTTTCGCTCAGTTTCTCAAGCTCTTCACCACCTG GTTTAAGGAGAAGAGATGGGATTCCAGACGGATGCTTGGATCAGGAGGAATGCCCTCTTCACATTCAGCTACTGTAACAGCACTTGCAGTTGCTATTGGCTTACAGGAAGGAACTGGAGGACCGGCTTTTGCCCTTGCAGTGGTTTTGGCATGTGTT GTAATGTATGATGCTTCTGGTGTGAGACTCCATGCTGGTCGACAAGCTGAA TTACTAAATCAAATAGTGTGTGAGCTGCCTCCGGAACACCCTGTCTCTAGTGTCAGACCGCTACGAGATTCACTTGGTCATACCCCGCTGCAG GTGGTTGCTGGTGCTGTGTTGGGATGTTTAGTAGCAATCCTTATGAAGAATTCCAATTAG
- the LOC107432790 gene encoding uncharacterized protein LOC107432790 isoform X1: MPHRASDRPNLSRQSFPPTSLCSLLSSPLLSLSFSSSSPPERSSYSVSRQAIFQILKIDISEISERFKEKRWDSRRMLGSGGMPSSHSATVTALAVAIGLQEGTGGPAFALAVVLACVVMYDASGVRLHAGRQAELLNQIVCELPPEHPVSSVRPLRDSLGHTPLQVVAGAVLGCLVAILMKNSN, encoded by the exons ATGCCTCATCGAGCTTCGGATCGGCCAAATCTCAGTCGTCAATCATTCCCTCCAACCTCCCTTTGCTCTCTGCTTTCCTCTCCTTTGCTTTCGCTCAGTTTCTCAAGCTCTTCACCACCTG AACGGTCTTCATACTCTGTGTCAAGGCAAGCTATCTTTCAGATTCTCAAGATTGACATATCAGAAATATCAGAAAG GTTTAAGGAGAAGAGATGGGATTCCAGACGGATGCTTGGATCAGGAGGAATGCCCTCTTCACATTCAGCTACTGTAACAGCACTTGCAGTTGCTATTGGCTTACAGGAAGGAACTGGAGGACCGGCTTTTGCCCTTGCAGTGGTTTTGGCATGTGTT GTAATGTATGATGCTTCTGGTGTGAGACTCCATGCTGGTCGACAAGCTGAA TTACTAAATCAAATAGTGTGTGAGCTGCCTCCGGAACACCCTGTCTCTAGTGTCAGACCGCTACGAGATTCACTTGGTCATACCCCGCTGCAG GTGGTTGCTGGTGCTGTGTTGGGATGTTTAGTAGCAATCCTTATGAAGAATTCCAATTAG